From the genome of Phaeodactylum tricornutum CCAP 1055/1 chromosome 13, whole genome shotgun sequence, one region includes:
- a CDS encoding predicted protein produces the protein MASTHSHPQPPPQVVNQYNDLLRESQSLGNKISELEMDRNEHKLVEETLQPLEPDRRAYRLVGEVLVERTVKEVLPSVKTNRENLESTIATLKERLHDKQKEVAELKSKYNLQTEPSR, from the exons ATGGCatctactcacagtcacccACAACCACCACCGCAAGTGGTTAATCAGTACAATGATCTTCTGAGAGAATCACAAAGTCTCGGCAATAAGATTTCCGAACTTGAAATGGACCGGAACGAGCACAAACTCGTAGAAGAAACCCTCCAGCCGTTGGAGCCCGACCGCCGGGCTTACCGATTGGTCGGAGAGGTGCTCGTCGAGCGGACCGTCAAGGAAGTACTGCCCTCCGTCAAGACCAATCGAGAAAAT CTGGAGAGCACTATTGCGACATTGAAAGAAAGACTGCACGACAAGCAAAAGGAAGTTGCCGAGCTGAAATCCAAGTATAACCTACAAACAGAGCCCAGCCGATAA
- a CDS encoding predicted protein, which yields MGRKKRKTTDTDAAAEEEAAAAQPNELVTASATMPLASTIKTPTGTQALPAASNYAMTSHSGEIVQEDVYVSDGSEDELEDVDVVLSGSRMGLMRRGLVHPSALLQPNRQWTRSDAATAVAEGEAFTEDETRLRQEEELAKLDPAERAARLQQEKLRKEEEAVLTERQKESEENAGRDPALFSKRTAFDIRFDQIEEKPWARGTGDFADFFNYGLAEEDWLEYAEQQMMIRQELIDASKQKRAPDPTIVP from the exons ATGGGACGAAAAAAGCGCAAGACGACCGATACGGATGCAGCCGCTGAAGAAGAGGCCGCAGCAGCGCAGCCCAACGAATTGGTGACTGCTTCGGCGACGATGCCGCTTGCGTCAACAATCAAGACACCGACTGGTACGCAAGCCTTACCTGCGGCTTCTAACTACGCGATGACGTCTCATTCCGGGGAAATTGTGCAAGAAG ATGTGTACGTCTCGGACGGATCAGAGGACGAGCTCGAAGATGTGGACGTCGTGTTGAGTGGGTCACGAATGGGGCTCATGCGTCGCGGATTGGTGCATCCGTCGGCGTTGCTGCAGCCGAATCGACAGTGGACGAGAAGTGACGCCGCCACGGCGGTCGCCGAAGGCGAAGCCTTCACGGAAGACGAGACACGGTTACGACAGGAGGAGGAATTGGCGAAACTAGATCCCGCCGAACGCGCGGCTCGACTACAGCAAGAAAAATTACGcaaagaagaggaagcaGTTTTAACGGAGCGACAAAAAGAGAGTGAAGAGAACGCCGGTCGTGATCCGGCCCTCTTCTCCAAGAGAACGGCCTTTGATATTCGCTTTGATCAAATTGAGGAAAAGCCTTGGGCTCGTGGCACTGGAGATTTTGCAGACTTTTTTAACTACGGTTTGGCGGAAGAAGATTGGTTGGAATACGCAGAGCAGCAAATgatgattcgacaggaaCTCATTGACGCGAGCAAGCAAAAGAGGGCTCCGGACCCCACGATTGTTCCG